The following proteins come from a genomic window of Nicotiana tomentosiformis chromosome 12, ASM39032v3, whole genome shotgun sequence:
- the LOC138902712 gene encoding uncharacterized protein has product MPVYAKLLKEILTKKRKIEETSVVKLTEHCSAILQNKLPQKCGDPGSFTIPCSLGTLTFDESLYDSGASINLIPLSIYRKLENDIGEISSAPISLQLADQTTLIPRG; this is encoded by the coding sequence ATGCCAGTGTATGCCAAATtgttgaaggagatccttacaaagaagaggaagatagaagaaaCATCAGTGGTGAAGCTCACAGAGCACTGCAGTGCAatcttgcaaaataaactcccacaaaagtgtggagatccagggagttttactataccttgctctttaggcactctCACCTTTGATGAATCTTTatatgattctggtgcctcaattaatttaatccctttgtctatttacaggaagctTGAGAATGATATTGGAGAGATAAgttctgcaccaatatctttgcagctggcagaccaaacaactttAATCCCGAGGGGATAG